CGCGTGCGACGGTTTGAACGGCCGCCAACTTGTCGGCCAACCAATTCCGCAGGTCGTCCGCGAGATCGTCGCGGATCGCAATCGCGTTCCCCTCTCGACTTTTCTCATCGGCCGCGTCCAACTGAAGGAACGCGCTCCCGGCCGTCAAATCGAGTTGCCCGACCGTGAGTGTCGCCAGCTCGTTCTTCCGTAACCCGGTCAGGACCAGTGTCTTGTAAATCAGTGCCCGTTCGCGCCCGAGGGCTTGCAGCCGGGCTACCGTTTCGGGCTTCAGGTCGGCCGCGGTTTGTCCTTTACGATTTCCGCGGCGGATCGTCTGGGTGTCGGTCAGCGGGCGGACGGAGGCGACCGCGAGCAGGCGCTTCAGTTCGTCCTCGGTGAGGGACCGGCGCTGGCGGCGCGGATCCGACTTCTGATCCGCTTTGGGCACACGGTTGAGGTCGTGGCCGACCAGACGCCCGGTCCCGACGCACCAGTTCGCGAACGCGATGAGGGATTCGCGGTAGTAGTTGCGGCTCCGCGCGCTCATGCCGTCCTCGATTCGGGCGGCCATCCAGTTCTCCACCGCTTCCCGGTCGAAATCGGCGGGCGTGGCGAACCCGCAATCCTTGGACACGCACCGCACGGCCCGCAGTACGTTGGATCGGTACGTGTCTGAGACTTCGGCGGCGATCAGCGAGCGTGTGTACGCGGCGAGGTGCTCCTCGAGCGGGACCGCGGCTTGTCGGGCCGCGTCGAGGGCCTTGCGGTCCAGGGTGCCGGACTTGATCTGCTCGCCCTCGCGCTCCCATTTCTTGAGCATCTGTTCCGCGGCCTGTTTGTCGCGGCACTCGGTCGGGCGGACAACGACTTTCCCGGTCGCGTCCCGGTACTTTGCGAAGTACGTCGCAGATTCGGTCACGATCCGGTCCGCGCCACCCGTGCCCTTCGTGAGGGGCGCGGTGCGGAGTTTGCCACGCACGCGCCACCGAGCGATCCGCTCGGCGCCCTTGACCACGATCTCGGCTCCGACCGGAACCGCGCGCGTTGATTGCTTCTTGAACACGGCACCCATCGGTCATTCCTTCGAGGTATTGTCCGCTTGTGTTCGTTCGGAACTCGTCAACCGCAACCCGAAATACGCAGCGAGTTTGTCAGCCACATCCAACCGCAGTGAGTTCTTCCCTCGCACGAACCGGGACAGGCTCGCGCGCTGAATTCCGGTTTCTTGTGCGAGTCGCAGGAGCGGTAACCCGCTTTCGAGCACGGCCCGCCGCAGCACTTCGGAGATCGACGTCTCGGGCACCATGTGTGTGAATTATCACACGCGGCAATTCACTTTTCAACGTTCGTTGCTTGGGCGGCGACCGTGTTAGCGGGTCGCCGCTTATGGTCCCTTATGGGATGGCGGAACGGGTGTTCCTGGGAATTTGGAACACCCGTTCCTCATACAGCCGGAACACCCGTTCCGGTTACTTCGGTGCGGTCCGGGTTCACCCCGCGAACCCGGTACGTCGAGGGGCCAGTCCCGGCGCGCCCGCGCCGAACGACCTTCACCAGTTTCGCCATATCCAGTTCGGCGAGGGCCTTGCGAACGGCCCGTTCGGTCACTCCGGCGCGCCGGGCGAGGTCCGCCTGACCGGTGCGGGCCAATCCGTTCGGCTTGGTGTCTCGCCACAGGATCAGCCACACCGCTACCGCACTCGGGGTCAACCCCGCGAGGGTGTAATCAATGAAGCCGTTGATCTCCACGAATCGCCCGTGTGTGGCGCGCGTTCGCTTGGGTTTGGTTCCCGGAGCCGGCGCGACCGGCGGGAGCATCGTGGCCCCGCGCAACGAGTCGGCCGCGCGCCCGTTCGGTGCGCTCACCACTCACCCCCTTCGGGATCAGCGGGGCGCCGGCCCCACACGTCGCGAACCGCGCCGGCCAGCTTACCGTCGTCCCGCTCGGCCGGGTCGAATCGCTGAACACGCCCGTCGAACCGGAGGGGAATATCCACCGGTTCCCCGTACCGACTCTTCGCGTGCTTCAGGGTCACCGAACCGGAATCATCCACGTTATCACGGACCAGCAGGAACGCATCGTCGGTCCCGTACTCGAGTTCGCTGGACTCACGGAAACTGGCGAGGTTGAGCCCCGAATACCCGCTCCGCCCGTTCTCGTCGCGCTGGCGCCCGACCGCGGCCACCACGAGTACCGCGACCCCGGCGTCCGCGAACCCGCGCACGTATTCCATCGCGGCATCGATCGCGGCCTTGCGGTGCGCGTGGTCCCCGGGCGGGGCGATGCGCTGGATGTAGTCGAGCACCAGTACGTCGGCCCCGAACGCATCGGCCGAGCGCGCGATGTTATCCAGCGAGTACGGCGGGCGCGCGAACGCCAGGCGCGGCACGAACTCGGCCAGCGTGTTCATCCCGACCGTTACCCGCTCACCGTGCTCGGGTTTTAGGGTCCGGTGCCGGATCGCGTGCAGGTCGATCCCGGACAACCGGGACATCTGCCGGTCCATGAGCGCCGCGGGCGGCATCTCGACGTTCGCGACCAGAACTTTGAGCGCGGGCGTCAATCGGAGCGCGTCCACAACCAACTGCATCACGAGCGCCGTTTTCCCGGCCCCGGGGGAGCCCCCGAACATGGTGACGATCCCCGGTCCGATCTCGATCCGAGTGAGCGGGTTCCCCGGTTCCGCGACCGGGTACAGGGTCGGCGGTTTCCCGGAGAGTAAATCCCCCTTCCACGCCGCGAACACGTCGGCCGCCGGTACGAATGCCGGATTCATGTAGCACCGCCGTTCGCCTTCGCGTCGCTGTTCTCGATCCCGCAAACGATGGTGCGCACCACTTCTGTTGGGGCCAGCCCCGAATCGAGCGCGGCCTCGACGAGTAGCGCGTGAACGAGTTCGGGCGGTGCCCCGTGCTCGCGCAAATCGCCGGCCGCGCGGAACAGGCGCGTGTGGCGCTCGCCGTCCGATGCGCCGTCACGGATGAACGCGAGCGTGTCGCGCTGGAGCCGGGACCGGCCGGGGTGCCGTTCGGCCGCGGTCACCCGGCGCTCGTGGAGTGCGGTTTCGGCTTCTATCCAATCGGTTGCCAACAGGGGCGGGGCGGCCGTCACGTCGGGCACCTCGAACCCGAGCGGTGTGCCGGCCAGTTCCGTGATACGGTCGATCGACAGGTGCATCATCTCGTCGTAGGTGAGGCGGCGCTTGTGCAACTTGGTCTTCGGGTGGGTGCTGTTCGGCGCGCGGAACAGGCGCACCTTGTCGTAAATGCTCGTGTCGATCACCACCCCGACCTCGGCCGCGAGCCCCTCCGCGATCCGGCGGCACACCGCGTTGAACGCGACCGACGGCTCCGGGTTGTGCGTGAGCGGAACACCGAGGTGGAACCCTTTGCGCCCGCTGAAGAACACCAACAGGTCGTCGTCGCGGAACTCGGAGTACCGGAACAGTACGAAGTTCGCGAGCCGGCGCACGTCGGCGAGCGCGGCGTCGGGATCGTCCCGGTCCACGTCGGCCCACAGGTACGGGGACCAGCACGGACCGGTGAAGCCCTTCGGAGAGCCGCGCTGGTCGAGGTGAGACCGGAAGCCCGCGCAGAAGGCGAACGCGGAAAGGTAGCACTCGCTCTCGGGTTGGGCGCGGGGATCGGCGGCACAGTGGGCCGTGAACGCGGCGGTCGCATCGACCAACCGCCGCGGTTCGCTCACCGGCCCGACCACCCGAAACCCGAACGGGTAGTCGGTGCGGTTCACGGGTTCGGTCCCCCGTCCGTGCCGGCGTCGGTCCCCGCAGCACCCGCAGGATCGGAAGGGGCGAAGGGGTCGGCCGTCGGTTCCTGAACGCGGATCACGTCCAGGTTCTTGACCTCGTTGCGCTCGGTCCCGTCGTCGTCCCGGCGCAGGGTGACCGTCAGTTTGCACACCAGTCGGTTCGCGGGGAACGGCTGCCGGAGCTTCGCCGTACTGTCGATCCCGAGTTTGGCGAGGTCGCGCTTGGTGTACGGGAGCGCGGCCGGGGTGAAGTATTTGGTCACCCACAGGCGCCGGCCCGTGTACTCGCCCTCGAGCACACGGAACTCGATCGTGTACCCGTCGGTCCCGGTGCGCGCCTTGTCGAGCTTGCCCCCGATCGCGAGCGCAACGAACACCCCCTTGGGGAGCGGCCCGAAATCGTCGGCGGCCTCGGTCGCGTCGAATCGGTCAAAAATGTCGTCACTGGCCCCGTTGCCACCGGGTAAAATCCCGGTGAGGGGCTTTCTCGGCGTAGTCATCGGAAAAGGCTCCTTGAGTTCGAGCGACGGCCGATGGGACGCAACCCCGTCGGCTTTCGCGTTCGGTAGGTCGAAAAATGTGTTGAGGTCGGTCTGTCGGTTCACGCCTTCACTTTGCCGGCCAGCCATTCGTCCACGATGCCCTTGTGAAATCGCACCAGGCGGCCGAACCGGATCAAACCGGGGATCTCGCGTGCATCGATCATTCGGCGCACGTGACGGGTCGAACACTTCATGAGCGCGGCGAGGTCCGGCACATCGTAGGTGCCGCCCTCCAGTGCGGTGCGCTTCTCGGTCGGGTCGGTGATGGTCGCCATTGGCGTCTCCCGTGAGTGGAGCGGGCGCCGTTTGCCCGCGTTCACGAGAAGTAGACGCGACAAGTTCGCTCAAAGCCTCAGCGCGGCGGTTTCCTGATTGTCAGGAAACCCCGAGTGGACAAGCCGCGACTTGCGAACTCAGCGAAAGAAGTGAGGCGCCAGATTTTCGTCAGGAAACGTTTCCTGATTGGGTTTCCTGGTCGGGGTTATCTTTGATCCAGGCGATCGCATTCTTAAAAAGTGATCGGTCGACGGTTTCATCGGCCTCGGCTACCCGAGTGCGGAAATCCTTATCGTTGCGAAAGAGATCGAGAAGTGCCTTTGGGCCAACACCCGGTTTATATTTCGCTCGGATCAGGACATAAACATTGCGTAGTGCGTTCTGCTGTGGTGTGGTCTTCGGCCCCTTACCAAGCTTCGGCCGGCCACCGATGTTCCTTGCCAACTTCGGGGAACCCGTCTCGGAGTTGTTCGCGGGCATGTTCTGCGTGGACGTGCTTGTCGCGGGTACAGATGTTTTCTCAGAAGTTTTGATTTCCTGGCCATTTGCCACACCTGCACCGTTTGTACCGATGAGGCCGTCCATCAACTTCCCGAACTCGTTCAGCGATAGGGGCCACATGGCCTCAATGTTCCGCTTATGAGAATCTGCTACCTCGCCAACGAAATACAGAAGCGCCAGTTCGTCAAGTTCCTTGTGCAATGTTGCACGACACGCCTTAACCAACTGTCGATATACCGAGAGTTCAACCGCCCGCTCCGGAGTCAATCGCCCGCTTTGGGGAGCGTTCAGCGCCATCGAGTGCGCGCGGTTCGTGAATTCGTTCATCGAACTCACCGGCTTATACGTTCTCTGCCGCCACTCCTCAAATCGCGCGAGTTCTCCCTGGTAACGCATTAAATCGCGGACGTCACTCACCGTGTAAACGATGGGCGACTGCTCGGCGACGTTCTCTTGATTCGGCTCGGGTACAGCACTGGTTGCTGTCGCCAGTGCGCCGTCCGCGGGCGCGTCTGTTTGTCGTGGGGTAGGTGCGCCCGGCAGATGCACAGCAGGAGCACCGGGGCAGCCAAGCACACTGACGACTTGCTCAACGGTCAGTTGATCGACGTCACGTGTCCCGCACTGCCGGATCGCGCACACCTCACCGCGCACCCGGAGCAAGTTCGCGTAGTCGAACACCCCATAAACTCGGTTCACGTGTGCTTCGAGGAACGGAAACGCGGGGTGATCTTTGTGTTCGGCAGTCGATTCGTACATCCCGGCCTGCAGGCGCCAATGGCCTGTTCCCGGATCGTTGTTCATGGAGTCGGCGGTGGCGCGCAGGCTCGCAACCACCTGCTCCACACCCTGGACGGAAAGCAGCAAATCACCGAACGTCTTGATTCCAGCTTCAAACGGGCGTTGTGCGGAAACTGGCAACTTCGGCGGGCGCTCGGCCGCGTCGAGTGCGTCCTCGATGGCGATGAACGTCATCGCGTCCACTTCGGTGCGGGAGCATTTCAGTGCGTTTGCGACGCGCGTTCGAAGTTCGCGGAACTGGCTCAGTGTCAGCGTATCGTGTCCGTCGATGTTGAAGCGGTCGAGAAGACGCTCCAGGCCGGGCATCTGGTCCAGTCGTGGGTGGAAGCGGTATTGTTTGTTATAGAAATCGACGGTGTACGCGGTCGTTCGGCCCCGTTCGTTCCTGAACGAGTCCGCGGTGAAGCCTGCCTCCATATCGTGGTTATCGAGCGTCGCGAGTATGGAACTCAGGTCGCCGAACGTCTCGACGCGCTCCGGGTACTCGGTCCAGTGAACGGCCACGTGCGCTTCCTCCTGGATATACATAGTTCCATCCGGAACGATACCCCGGAACAGAATCGCACGAGAGGTCAGTAGACGTCACAATTTGTCAGCGAATGTCATTTCGGGACGAACGCGCCACAACGCACCTGGGCGCCGGGATCGGGTGAGAGTTCGATGTTGTGGGTTGTAGGGGCTTAACGCGGAGTTTGAACGATGTGGCGCATGCACGACGGCAATCGCGTTTTCACGGATGCCGAGTGGGAACTGTTCGCGGCAGGATTGGATCTGTTATGCAGCTTCGTCGAGAGTGACATCAGTTCGGGAACGAATTACACCGAATCCGGCGTTGGGGTGTTCGACAGGCTCACCGCGGAACAGAAACTCGCGCTCCTCGCGGACGTGGCTTCGGCCCTTCGCGACCCGGCGATCCCAATGCCTTTCCATACGGCGGCAAATGAGGGTGCGATTGCTGCCGTATTCCGGTCTGTCTGGGACGCACTGGAGGAGGAACTCGACGCACAAGGGTCGGGCGAGAAGCGGACCGAGATCCGTCAGTTGATCCGCGATGCCGCGGCGGATTCGCTCGACCGCCCGAACCGACTCCCCTCGCCCAAGCATCCGAAGCGCACGGTGTGGAAGAACCTGCTCGAACTCATCGAAGGGCGTGTGTTTTGGGATTCCGATTACGCACTCGACGACGGGCTACTCGACATGCCGCCGGAAGGCACCCAGGCCGTCCTCGCTTCGTTGACGATCGACCCGAATTACTTCCTCTCTGTTCCGCGCGATCCCGATGAGGCCGGGGTGATCGCGGCACGTCAGACGCTTGCGCGGTTGCTCGGTCTCGCGGTCCCCGACGATCACGGGTTGTACCCGGCCCTTGATGACCGGTTCCACGGCCTGTTCGTCGGACCGTGTTCGCCAGAGGAATTGGCCCGCTGGGAGGACCACCCGTGGGTCCGCGTCGTTAGTTCGGTGTCACCCGACTGGGAGTGTGATCTCGATGAGTGGGCGGCGCATTTTCGCGACGCGATTCCGAGTACGCCCTTCGTGATCGAACCGGATACCGCCGGGGCGTGGGCGAACATTCCACTGCCCGACGGCATCCGCCCGGAGCTATTTGGCGCGAAGTGGGTGATCCGCGACGAGGTTCATGGGTACTGGTGTGACGTGGTTGATAACGCCTGGGCGGATGTGGCGGATGAGTACATTCCGATTTTCGGGTCAGAAGCCGAAGCGCGGGCGGCCTATCTTCAAGCCGATCACATGTACGACGAGCGGGCCGCACGCCGCCGGGCTGCCGAGGCACTGTTGGGGTTGGAGGAATGAATTCTACAACTGACCCGCGAACGCTCGGTTCAGCACCGACGGCAGCAGCGCGTCCAGTTCGGTCGTGGTTTCTGCTTGGAGCGCCCGTAATGAGCCCAACTGAGCGAACATTTTTACCGCGAGTCGCTGCTGTCCAAGTGTTGGCATCGGGAGCCTAAGAGGGAGAACCAACTCTGGACGAACACGTTCCCTACGGGCGCCCACCCCACGAGTTGGTTCCGCGAGTCGCTCCCAAAACCACGGAGTTCTAACTAACTCGCCCAGGTAGTGAGCATCGGCTTCTTCTGGGCGACAACGAAAGGTGCGGTATTCGGGAGATACAAACCAACCCGCCAATTTCGGAGGGCATACAGCAATCGCCCCCTCCCAACCCTTCACTTGACTGAGAACGAGGGCACCTGGGTACAGGGTGTTGAATGATTTGTAAGTCGTGGAGGTTCCAGTGACTGCTTCCTTCGAGAATAACCCCTCACCAAATCCCCGTACCCCTACTTGGGGATAAAGGCCTTCTGGTGACACCTGTTGCTTGATCTCGTGGAGTTCAAGGAAGCTGCTTATCGGAACCACCCGGCCACCGGCCATCTTGCAATGAACGCTGGTTACAAAACGTGATTGTTCTGACTCAATCTCATCCCGCAACCGCCGAGCTTCGCCCACACGCGACGCAATCGCGTCCACCCGAGCCACGATCCGCTGCTGTTCAGTTAGGGATGGGAGGGGCATCGTGTAAGCGAGAACATGAGCCGGTCGAATGGCTGCATAGTTGGTCGAGCCCTGGGCTTCGACTTGCTCGCGGAATGCTGGGGTGCGGATGAAGTAGTCGAGGAACTGCCGTTCGAGCTTGGTCTCATTGATGCCGAATAGGAAGTAGTGACTGCTCACGACCGCTCCGTCTAACTCCTTCGGCACAATCCCGAACCCGCCGAGTTTTGCGTCGATCTCCGCAACCAAGAACTCACCGGGACGACAAACCTGTTGCTTTTTCGTCTTGATCTCAGCGCCAGTAACGGTGTCACGTAACACAACGCCCTGCGCGTGGAGTTGCACTCGGCACCGTTTGTACAGATTCAGGTCGTCTATCTGAATGAACTCTTTCCGATGGTTTAGCACTTCCCCGAGGGGCACGAGCGGCCATGTCATTGCGCGCCCCCGGTGAGTAGCACCTTGATTTCGCCCATGATGGCCGCGATTCGCGCCTCTTTCGCGAGGATGCTTTCGACCAGTTGCTCGGGCGGGAGGTGTTCGGCGTCGACCTTGGCGTTTGGGTTCTTGCGGTCCAAGTTGCACCCGGTCTCCATCAACTCCGACACGGGCACCTTCCACGCGCGTTCGTTCTCCGCGCGGTTCTTCCACCACGCGACGCAATCCGAAAACGCATCGAACGACATCGGGGCCGTTTTGGTGTACTGCTTGCGGCCCTCCGGCGGCGGTATCTCGTAGTACCACACGTCGCTCGTCGGCCCACTGCGATCGAAGAACAGGATGTTCGTCGGGATGCTGGTGTACGGGGCGAACACGCCGTTCGGCAGCCGAACAATGGTGTGCAGATTGAAGTTGGTCAACATCTCCTGTTTGATGCGGCCGCACACCCCGTCACCGAACAGCGTGCCGTTGGGAACGACGACCGCCGCGCGCCCCGGCTTCGGCGTCTTCCGTAACTTCCGCATGATAAGTTGCAGGAACAGCAGCGCGGTTTCGGACGTCTGCTTATCGGCCGGGAATCCGTTCTGAACCCCCTTCTCCTCCTCACCCCCGAACGGCGGATTGGTGAGGATCACGTCCACGCGCTCCGCGTCGCCCAACTCCGAAATCTTCACCGCCAGACTGTTACCTTTTGTTATCTGCGGGGCATTCAGGCCGTGCAGCAGTAGGTTCATCTGGCACAGCATGAACGGTAGCGGCTTGGCTTCCTGCCCGAAAACGCTGCGCTGTTGGAGCGTGGCAAAGTCCTCGGTCTTCTTCGCCTGCTTCTCCAGGTGCGTAAACGCTTCCACGAGGAACCCGCCGGTGCCGCACGCGGGATCGAGGACCGTTTCGCCGAGCCGCGGATCGAGCGCGGTCACCATGAACTGCACGACCGCTCGCGGGGTGTAGAACTCGCCCGAATCGCCGGCCGCGTCGCGCATCTCCTTCAGCATGGACTCGTACAGGTGGCCGAGGGTGTGAATCTCGTCCGTGCTGTCGAAGTGGATGCCGTTCACCTTGTCCACGATGTCCCAGAACAGCGTGCCGCTTTCCATGCGGTTGAGCACGCCCGCGAACACGCGCCCGATCACCTGGCGCTTCGGGTCGGAACTGTCGGCCAGCGTCCGCATGTAGGGAATGAGGCCCGGCCCCTGTTCCCCATTGGGCAGCGGCGTGTCTTCGAGCGAAAGGAATTTGATGAGGGTGTCGCCCGCGAAGTTGTCCTTGAGCGCCCAGTCGCGCCACCGGTACGGCGCGTCGATGGTCGGACGGTACTTCCGCTTGGCGAGTTTGGCGTCGGTCTCTTCGGCCTGCTCGTGGTCGTCGAGGAATTTGAGGAACATGAGCCAAGTGAGCATCGGCAGCCGGTCGAGGTCACCGTTCAGCCCGCGGTCCTTCCGCATGATGTCGCGGGCGGATTTGAGCAGCGACCCGAGGCGCTGGGCGGTGGTGAGTGGGACCGCGGGCGCCTTGGGCTTCTTCGCTTTCGCCATTTCGCGACGATCCTTCCATCAACCGGCGTAAAGTTTCTCTTGCAGCGCATCAACAGCGGCGAGTAACTGACTGGGGCCACTGAACCGGGCCACGATCTCCCCGGGCGGGCCGAACGCGGACAGCGGCGGCACCTTCAGCGCGTCCGGCAACTCGAACTCGCCGATCCCGTGTTCGACGTACTTGTCGATCAGCGCCTCCAGCACGGGGCGAGCGGGAGGCCCGAACCCGGCGAGAAACGCGGCGGCACTAGCCCGCAACTTGTCGGCGCGCTGCTTGCGCGTGAGCAGGGGGGATTTGTACGCGAGATGGCACAGCAGGTCAAACGGATCGGCGTCCGGCTCCCCCACTTCGGCCGCGAGCACGCGGAGGTCGATGGCGCGCTGGTCGAGTTCTTCCAGAACCGCCTTACGCCCCTCGGGATTGGCCCACTGGGTTCGCAGTGCGTCCGCGTCGGCGAACAGGTCGCGCACTTCCTCTGCGGTGAACCGCGGCATATCGCCAACGCGGAGTTGCTTCCCGCTCGCGTCGAGGTCGTAAGTCACCTCGGTATCGATCCAGCCCGGCCCGCCGTGAACCCTCAGTTTCACGCGCCCGCCCGTCTGTTCGGGCAGGATGCCAGCCGGAACATTGAAATCCTCGTCCGGTTCCGGGTTCGTGGTGGTTTCGGTCGCGACCGTCTGCCCGTACTCGTCGATCTCCTCAGCGGTCACCTCGGGTGGCTGTCCGTCGAAGTCCGGGTCTGCGAACTTCTCGGTGGCGCTACCGGTGTAATCGAGAATGTTGAAGAACAGTTTCCCCTTATCCTCGCGGCACCGTGTCCCGCGCCCGATGATCTGCTTGAACTCGGTCATCGAGTTAACCGGGCGGAACAGCACCACGTTGCGGCACGTCGGCGCGTCCACACCGGTCGTGAGCAACTGCGAGGTGGTGAGGATCACCGGGAAGTCCTTCTCCAGATCCTGGAAGTCGTCGAGGAACCCCGCACCTCGCTCACCCTCGTCCGCGGTCACGCGCGCGACGTAAGAACTCCCCACCTGGACCGCTGCCGGTGCGAGGTCTTTGTTCAGGTTGTGCAGCTCCTGGCGCATGATGTCCGCGTGGTCCTGGTCGGCGCAGAACACGATGGTCTTGTCGTAGCGCCCGTTCCTCTTGAGGAAGTTCGTGAGGTGGACCGCGACCGCCTTGTTCCGGGCCTCGATCGAAATGACGCGCTCGAAGTCCTTTGTTTGGAACAACCGGTCGGGGATCGGGTTCTTGTCCTTGTCCTTCTGCCCCTTGTTCGGCCGCCAGCCGATCGCGTCGAAGGACGTGACGATGCGGTGGACGCGATACGGGGCCAGGAACCCGTCCTCGATCCCCTGCTTGAGTGAATACGTGTAGAGCGGGTTCCCGAAGTACAGGTAACTGTCCTTGTTCTCCTCACGCAACGGGGTCGCGGTCATGCCGAGCTGATACGCGGGCTCGAAGTAGTCCAGAATCTCGCGCCACCGGCCCTCGTCGTTGGCCGAACCGCGGTGGCACTCGTCGATCACGATGAGGTCGAAGTAGTCGCGCGCGTACTGCTGGTACAATCCCGGCACCCCGTCCGCTCCGGCGAGCGACTGGTACAGGGCGAAGTACATCTCCCGCCCCTTCTCCGCCTTCCCCTGGATGCGCAGGCGCGTGTCTCCGAACGGCGCGAAGTCCCGGTCCTTCGGGTCGTCGACCAGCTTGTTCCGGTCCGCGAGGAACAGAATGCGCGGGCGCCGCTTCGGTTCCCCCTTCGCGTTCCAGTATGCGGACCACAATTTCCAGCAGATCTGGAACGCGACCGTGGTCTTCCCGGTGCCGGTGGCGAGCGTGAGCAGGCACCGGCGCTGCTGCTTGCCCACGATGGCCTGGAGCGCCCGCTCGATGGCGACGCGCTGGAAGTACCGCGGGCGCTTATCGGGCCAGTGATAATCGGGCACCAGGAGCGCGTCCGTATACCCGGGCGCGAGGCTCATCCCCTTCAGGTACCGCTGCCACAGTTCGGTCGGCGTGGGAAAATCCGCGCGCTCGGTCTCGGTGTGGGTGAAGTAGTCGTACTCGATGACCTTCGTGCCGTTGGTCGCGAACGCGAAATAAAGCCCGAGAATCTGGGCGTAATCTTTCGCCTGCTGGAGCCCGTCCCCGGCCGGGCGGATGTTCGATTTGGCTTCAACCACCGCGAGTAGCACGTCGCGCGTGAAGTACAGGAGGAAGTCGGGGATCTTCTTCTTGAGGCGCCGGGGCTTACCGCCCGGGAGTACGATACGCCCCGCGGTGATCCCGATCTGCTCGCGGTAGAACGTGTCGCCGTTCGCCTCCCACCCGGCCGTTTCCAGCTTGGGGCGCACCAGCGTTCGACATGTTTCGGCTTCGTTCATGGGCGCGAAACTCCCTCGACCCTCCGGTACGAGGTACGCTGTCACGTCCTGACGCCGGCTGGCAGATTGGATTTTACGCGGGGTTCAAGATGACTGCAACGTGCGATGCCATGACGTGATCGGCATAAGCATTTGTGGCTGACATACATATGAGCGCCGTGGTACAGCACGTATGCGCCTCGGCTCGTCTTTAAAGGCAGGGGCGCCCGCGAAGGCCGTGATCTTTTCGGGCACGCAAGCGGAAGATTAACTACTTTTCTGAAGCGTTGGTTACTGCAACCGGCGCCACGACGTTGACTTGTTTCTTGGCGATATTGACCTGGAGCACCGGGACCGCGAGCTTGCGGACCAGCGCGAGCCCCTTGACCGCGGCCAGGAACCGCTTGTTCGTGGCATCCATGCGGCGCTGGTGGAACTCGGCCTGCTTGAAACTCGCGTCCTTCTGCCCCTGGGCCGCACGTAGCTCGGCGTCCTGAACCTGGAGCCAACACGCCACGACGCGCTCGACCAGCACGCGCTCCACGGGCGTTGAGTTCTCGCCCAACAGTTCGGCGCGCATCAGATCCAGTTTCTTGAGCACGGCCTCGCGGAACCCGACATTGTCTCCGCCCATCGCCTTGATGAACGATGACATGACCTGGTCGGCCAGCTCGCCACCGAACATGCGGAGCGAGGCCGGATTGTTCAGCATCTTGCGCACGACCGGGACCGTGCTCTCGTCCCCCGCCTGCGTCCG
This region of Gemmata massiliana genomic DNA includes:
- a CDS encoding helix-turn-helix domain-containing protein; translation: MVPETSISEVLRRAVLESGLPLLRLAQETGIQRASLSRFVRGKNSLRLDVADKLAAYFGLRLTSSERTQADNTSKE
- a CDS encoding helix-turn-helix domain-containing protein codes for the protein MSAPNGRAADSLRGATMLPPVAPAPGTKPKRTRATHGRFVEINGFIDYTLAGLTPSAVAVWLILWRDTKPNGLARTGQADLARRAGVTERAVRKALAELDMAKLVKVVRRGRAGTGPSTYRVRGVNPDRTEVTGTGVPAV
- a CDS encoding DnaB-like helicase C-terminal domain-containing protein codes for the protein MNPAFVPAADVFAAWKGDLLSGKPPTLYPVAEPGNPLTRIEIGPGIVTMFGGSPGAGKTALVMQLVVDALRLTPALKVLVANVEMPPAALMDRQMSRLSGIDLHAIRHRTLKPEHGERVTVGMNTLAEFVPRLAFARPPYSLDNIARSADAFGADVLVLDYIQRIAPPGDHAHRKAAIDAAMEYVRGFADAGVAVLVVAAVGRQRDENGRSGYSGLNLASFRESSELEYGTDDAFLLVRDNVDDSGSVTLKHAKSRYGEPVDIPLRFDGRVQRFDPAERDDGKLAGAVRDVWGRRPADPEGGEW
- a CDS encoding bifunctional DNA primase/polymerase → MNRTDYPFGFRVVGPVSEPRRLVDATAAFTAHCAADPRAQPESECYLSAFAFCAGFRSHLDQRGSPKGFTGPCWSPYLWADVDRDDPDAALADVRRLANFVLFRYSEFRDDDLLVFFSGRKGFHLGVPLTHNPEPSVAFNAVCRRIAEGLAAEVGVVIDTSIYDKVRLFRAPNSTHPKTKLHKRRLTYDEMMHLSIDRITELAGTPLGFEVPDVTAAPPLLATDWIEAETALHERRVTAAERHPGRSRLQRDTLAFIRDGASDGERHTRLFRAAGDLREHGAPPELVHALLVEAALDSGLAPTEVVRTIVCGIENSDAKANGGAT
- a CDS encoding helix-turn-helix domain-containing protein, which codes for MATITDPTEKRTALEGGTYDVPDLAALMKCSTRHVRRMIDAREIPGLIRFGRLVRFHKGIVDEWLAGKVKA
- a CDS encoding restriction endonuclease subunit S translates to MTWPLVPLGEVLNHRKEFIQIDDLNLYKRCRVQLHAQGVVLRDTVTGAEIKTKKQQVCRPGEFLVAEIDAKLGGFGIVPKELDGAVVSSHYFLFGINETKLERQFLDYFIRTPAFREQVEAQGSTNYAAIRPAHVLAYTMPLPSLTEQQRIVARVDAIASRVGEARRLRDEIESEQSRFVTSVHCKMAGGRVVPISSFLELHEIKQQVSPEGLYPQVGVRGFGEGLFSKEAVTGTSTTYKSFNTLYPGALVLSQVKGWEGAIAVCPPKLAGWFVSPEYRTFRCRPEEADAHYLGELVRTPWFWERLAEPTRGVGARRERVRPELVLPLRLPMPTLGQQRLAVKMFAQLGSLRALQAETTTELDALLPSVLNRAFAGQL
- a CDS encoding class I SAM-dependent DNA methyltransferase, whose protein sequence is MAKAKKPKAPAVPLTTAQRLGSLLKSARDIMRKDRGLNGDLDRLPMLTWLMFLKFLDDHEQAEETDAKLAKRKYRPTIDAPYRWRDWALKDNFAGDTLIKFLSLEDTPLPNGEQGPGLIPYMRTLADSSDPKRQVIGRVFAGVLNRMESGTLFWDIVDKVNGIHFDSTDEIHTLGHLYESMLKEMRDAAGDSGEFYTPRAVVQFMVTALDPRLGETVLDPACGTGGFLVEAFTHLEKQAKKTEDFATLQQRSVFGQEAKPLPFMLCQMNLLLHGLNAPQITKGNSLAVKISELGDAERVDVILTNPPFGGEEEKGVQNGFPADKQTSETALLFLQLIMRKLRKTPKPGRAAVVVPNGTLFGDGVCGRIKQEMLTNFNLHTIVRLPNGVFAPYTSIPTNILFFDRSGPTSDVWYYEIPPPEGRKQYTKTAPMSFDAFSDCVAWWKNRAENERAWKVPVSELMETGCNLDRKNPNAKVDAEHLPPEQLVESILAKEARIAAIMGEIKVLLTGGAQ